The DNA sequence GACCGGCCCGACGGCCAGCGCCCGGCTGGTGCCGAAGATCGCGTAAAGGATGATCGGCGCGATCGAGGCGTAGATCCCGGTCTCGGCGGGAAGACCGGCCAGCAGCGCATAGGCCAGCGACTGCGGGATCAGCATGATGGTGACGATCACGGCTGCGACAAGGTCATTGCTCAGCGCGTCGCGGTTGTAGCGGCGACCCCAGTCAAAGACCGGCATGATGCGCGCAAGGCGATTGATGAGGACGGAGTCTTTCAGCATGTCGATGTCCTTACTGCGCAAACAGCGTCAGCGTCTTGATATACCGCAAACCGCGAACGCGCATGGCGGCCCACCGGACCGATCAAGTCTCACAAAGAGTCCGGCAGCTCAGCCGACGACTTCAGGCTTGGTCATCCAGCGGCTGGATGTTCCCTGCCCTTCCCCGGCAAATGCCTGAGGGCAATCCACGGACGCTCAAAGCCCGTTGATGGGCACCTTCAGCATTGCGCGTCCGTCCTTGTCGGTCGGGATATCGCCGGCGCGCATGTTGACCTGCAATGACGGGATGATCAGCCTTGGCATGGCCAGCTGGTTGTCACGCTCGGTGCGGAACTTGATGAAGTCCTCGCGGCTCTTGCCGCCGCCGACATGGATGTTGTTGGCCTTCTCGTCACCAACCGTGGTTTCCCACGCGATGTCGCGACCGTTGGGGCCGTAATCGTGGCACATGAACAGGCGCATATCGTCGGGCAGAGACAGGACTTTCTGGATCGAATCGTAGAGCTGACCCGCATCGCCACCGGGGAAATCGGCGCGGGCCGACCCGCCATCGGGCATGAACAGCGTATCACCGGTGAAGGCGGCATTGCCCATCACATGCACCATGCATGCAGGTGTGTGGCCGGGCGTGTACATGGCAAATGCCTGCATTCTTCCGATGTGGTAGGTGTCGCCATCCTTGAACAGGGCGTCGAACTGCGAGCCGTCACGCTGGAACTCGGTGCCTTCATTGAATATCTTGCCGAAGGTGTCCTGGACGACCATGATCTTGTTACCGATGCCGATCTTGCCGCCAAGCTTGTCCTGAATGTAGGGCGCTGCGGAAAGGTGGTCGGCATGGACGTGGGTCTCGATGATCCATTCGAGCGTGAGCCCGTTGTCCTTGATCCAGGCAATCATCTTGTCGGCATGGCCATAGGTGATGCGGCCAGCGGCATAATCGATGTCCATGACGGAATCGACGACAGCGCAAGACTTCGAGGCGGGGTCCTTGACCACATAGCTGATGGTGTTGGTGTCGGGGTCAAAAAAGGCTTTCACCTCGGGTGTGACCGACATGTCCACTGGGTAATTCGACATTGCAGCATCTCCTCTGTTCATATCGTCTGTTCGTCTCGCCGCTTTACGGAGCGCGTAGCCCGGGTCGCCGCCGGAGCGACCCGGGTTTTCGTTAAAATGCCTTGGCTGGCTTATGACGCAGAGTGTCGGCAGCGCGCGCCAGCACGATGCCAATGACCATGGCGCCGACAAAGGCTATGACGTCCAAGCCGCCGAAACCGAGCGCAGGAATTGCGCCACCCGGGCAGAACCCGGCGATGCCCCAACCGATCCCGAAGGTCGCCGATCCGGCGACAAGCCGTGCATCAATTGTCTTGTTACTTGGTAAATGAAACTCAGCATCGAACACCGGTTTCTTGCGGGCGCCGAACACCGCCACATAGCCGATCGCGGTGGTGATCAACGCTCCGCCCATGACAAAGATCAAGCTTGGATCAAAAGTTCCCGCAACGTCGAAGAAATTGAGAACCTTGGCCGGGTTGGCCATGCCGGAAATGGCGATGCCAAGACCGAAGATCGCGCCGATGAGGCCGGAGAAAATCAGTTTCTGCATGGTTCAGATCCCCGCAATATGACGAACAACGTAGACCGTAATACCGGTCGCGATCATGAATGTGACGGTGGCGGCAATCGACCGCGGGGAAAGCCTCGCCATGCCGCAGACGCCATGGCCGGAAGTGCAACCGGCGCCGTAGTAAACGCCAACACCAACGATCAGGCCGCCAAACGCCAGCAACGGCAGCGACACGGGGACCGCATAGGGAATCGCTCCGCCTGCAGCCAGGAAGACCATCGGGCCGATGACCGCGCCTGCGAGAAAGGCAATGCGCCAGGCCCAATCCGTCGAAACCGGTGGAATGATGCCTGTCAAAATGCCGGTCATGCCAGCAATGCGACCATTGAACATCATCAGCAGAATCGCCGAAATGCCGATCAGGATACCGCCGGCCAGCGATAACCATGGTGTGAATTCTGTTTCCATCATTGCTTCCCTCTTGTCCGAGGCCTCATGTCGACCCGGCGTCGTTGCGCCTGGGCCTCATATATATAAGCGATACTCCATATTCAAGAGGATACATATGTTGGATACGATTATTCACCGAGACCAAGCGCCACCATGACGGCGCTTGCTCAGACCGGACTTTGCCCTAGCCTTCCGCTCAGACCGTCGGCATCTTCGGCTTGCGGATATCCGGATGCAGGGTCTTGCCCAGAATGTGATCGTCGGTGCCGATGACGTGGTTGCTCGAACCGACAATCAACCGGTCCGGGTGATGCACTACCAGGTGATCCTTGTTCGGGTAAGGCAGGCTGGACAGAAAATGCTTCATGCAATTGAGCCGGGCGCGCTTCTTGCAATCCGATTTGACAACCGTCCAAGGCGCGTCGGCGGTATCGGTGTAAAAGAACATTGCCTCCTTGGCTTCGGTGTAATCGTCCCATTTGTCGAGCGAAGCCTTGTCGATAGGCGACAGCTTCCACTGCTTGAGCGGGTCCTTCTCGCGCTGGCCGAAACGTCTGAGCTGTTCGGCCTGGGTGACAGAAAACCAGTATTTGAACAGCAACACGCCGGAGCGGGAGAGCATGCGCTCGATTTCGGGCGCCTCGCGCATGAATTCGAGATATTCGGTCGGCGAACAAAATCCCATGACCCGCTCGACACCGGCGCGATTGTACCAAGAGCGGTCAAACAGGACCATTTCACCCGATGACGGCAGATGCTCGATATAGCGCTGGAAGTACCATTGCGAGCGTTCACGGTCGGTTGGCTTGTTGAGTGCGACGACGCGGGCCATGCGCGGATTGAGATGCTCCGTGAAACGCTTGATGGTGCCGCCCTTGCCGGCCGCATCACGGCCCTCAAACAGCATCACCACTTTCTGGCCGGTGTCCTCGATCCAGCGCTGGGCCTTCAAGAGCTCGACCTGCAGCTTGGCTTTCTCCTTTTCATAGGCAACACGGCGCATCTTACTCTTGTAGGGGTAGACACCCTGCTCGAACAGTTGCGCGATCGCCGCCTCATCCCTGCGGATTTCCGCTGTGTTCAGCTTCGCCGGCTTTACCCCGGCAGCACCTTCGTCGTCAGCGACAGGCGCCTCGACACCCGTGTCTTCAGAAAGCTTTTCATCAACCGCTTCATGCCCTGTGCCAGCGCCATTGGGTTTTGTGTCCAGTTCGCTTTTGAACTCTGTCATGCCTGCCCCTTTCCGATCAAAAAGCCATTCTGACTCCAAAACCTCCTGGTGGCCTTGACCCGCGTCAAACCGGTGCAAACAAATATCAACGGCCCGGAGACAGCATTGATCAGCGTGACTTGAGGTGATCCAGGAGATGGACAATGAGGCCCGCAAGCAGGCCCCAGAAAGCGGCACCGATGCCAAAGGCGGCGACACCGGAAGCGGTGACAGCAAACGTCGCGGCGGCCGCGAAACGGGTCGCCGGCAGCTCAAAGGCAGAGACCAGTGCGCCGATCAGCGGCGGGATCAGGGCCAGGCCAGCGACCACGGCGATGATTTCCGGCGGCATCGCCAGAATGGCCGGGACAATGACCGGACCGAACAGGCCGAGCAAGAGCCAGACCAGGGCATAGATAAGCCCGACCTTCCAGCGCTGGGCCTTGTCCGGATGGACATCGTCGCCGAGGCAGATCGCGGCAGTGATGGCGGCCATGCTGATGGTGTGGGCGCCGAACAAAGCGAAGAACGCGGACAGAATACCCGTAACGCCAAGCGCTTCGGTTACCGGCGGTTCATAGCCATTGGCGCGCAGCACGGCAAAGCCGGGCAGGTTCTGCGACGCCATGGTGACAAGGTAAAGCGGAACCCCAAGGCCCAGCAGAACAGCGGGATTAAACTCCGGCATGATGAAGTTCAGTGACGTCCAATCGACGTCGGTGGAGGGAAACGATGCTCCGCCGAGAGTGAAGGCGATCACCAGACCAGCGATGAGTGCGGCCAGAACGGCCATCAGCGGGTTGATCAGCCGGACCAGCAGAAACACCGCGATAAAGGGCAGAACGAGTGCGGCCTGATTGGCTGCATGCAAAGCCACTGCCATGGTGAAAGGCAGCAGAACACCAGCCAGCATGCCCGAGGCGACACCTGTCGGGATCGCGTTGACGGCGCGGTTGAGCGGGCGAATGGCAGCGGTCAGCGCAATCAGCAAGCCGGCGAAGACAAACGCGCCAACCGCCTGATGGATATCAACCCCGGTGGAGGCGGCAATCAGCGCGGCACCTGGTGTTGACCAGGCCAGCACTATCGGCACCTTTTTCCAACTGCTTAGCAGAGCCGAGCCGATGGCCTTGGAAAAGCAGATCGCCGCCACCCAGGAGGCGGTCTGGCTGGCATCCGCGCCAACAGCTGCTGCAGCAGCCAGAACTAGCGCGATGGTCGAGCCGTAACCCACGAGGGCTGCCACCAGTGCCGCGGAGATCATCGAAACAGGCAAGGGAGTGCTCCAGAAAGACAGAGACGAATGCTTGATTCAGGCCGGTGAAGCGGAACCGGTCAGTTCAGTTGGCGGCAGCAACCAGACGAGCGACGCGATCGATTGCCAGCAGGTAGCCTTGCGTACCGCAGCCGGCGATGACGCCATCGGCCCTGAGCGAGACAAAAGAATGCTGACGGAATTCCTCACGCTTGTGCACGTTGGAAATATGAACTTCGATCACCGGGCCATCAAACGTATTGAGCGCGTCAAGTATCGCCACTGACGTATGGGTGTAGGCAGCAGGATTGATGACAATCGCCACGGCCTGTTCGCGCGCTTCATGGATCCAGTCGATCAGCTGATGCTCGGCATTGGATTGCAGGAAAAGCACAGTCAGACCATGGGTCTTGGCCTGGCTTTTGGATGCGGCTTCGACATCATCCAGGGTCTCGCTGCCATAGATTTCAGGCTGGCGCTTGCCCAGAAGATTGAGGTTCGGTCCGTTGAGGACATAGATCGTTCCGGTCACCGGGGCTGCCTTTCGATTGATCCCCATTTCGGGGTGGTGCAAATTCCTAGCCTGACAGACTGCTTGCGGCAAGTCTTGCCGAGATTGCCGGCTTTTGGCGAGCCCGTTCACTCGAGTCCGTAAGGCACCGTCCTGCGCATGTTGGGATCGACGATCAGACGGCGCTTGAGCGGCGGGACGGCGCGTTGGTGACAGTTGCGGCGCTCGCAGATCCTGCAAGATACGCCAATCGGCTCGAAGGCCTCGGCGCGGGCGATATCCAGAGCATCGGCATAGACAAGTTCGCCGGCATGGGCGACTTCGCAACCGAGCGCCAGCGCATAAGACTGCACCGGATCGCGCCAGCCGCCGGAAGGTTTGGAGACCGCAGTGGCGAGGCAAAGATAACGCACGCCGTCGGGCGTTTCAGCCAATTGCCTTATGATGCGGTTGGGCGTCTCAAACGCGCTGTGGGCATTCCATAGGGGGCAGGCCGAGCCGAAACGGGCAAATTGCAGCTTGGTGGCCGAGTGGCGCTTGGTGATATTGCCGGCCTTGTCGACGCGGGCGAAGAAAAACGGCACGCCCTTCTGGCCGGGCCGCTGCAGGGTCGAGAGACGGTGCGCCACCTGCTCGAGGCTGGTCGAGAAGCGGTCGGCCAAGAGCACCAGATCATGGCGAAGTTCCCGCGCAGTAGCGCTGAAGGCGCCGTAGGGCAGGATCGCGGCCCCGGCAAAATAATTGGCCAGTCCGATGCGACAGATACCGGCAGCATCAGCCGAGCGAAAGCGCGCCTCCTCGATGATTTTTGTCATCGCGGCATCATGCTCGATCAGCGCTATCTGGCAGGCGATCTGGAAGGCCTGTGTCGAGACGGGGGTGCGCGGATTGAGCCAGAGCACGCGGGAGACCGGATCGAAACGGCGCAGACTGCCGGCATCGCTTTGTCCTGCTCCCGGCTCGCCGCCACTGCCGATTACAATCCGCACCCGGTGGCGGCGCTCGATGTGATCGGCCAGCGCCTTGAGGCTGACGCCGCGGCTTTTCGCCAGCTCCTGGCTCAGCGCTTCGCCGGCGAGATCGAGCTCGTGGATGTAATTGTCGACATAATGGAAGAAATCCCGCACCTCCTCGTAAGGGGTGGGATCAGTCAGCGCGCCGGAACGCTCCAGCGTTTCATCAAGTTCGGCCAGTTGATCGCCGGAGCGCCGCATTGCCTGATGCAGCGACAGGAAAGCGCGGGCAAAGGACGGGGCGTTCTGCACCACCAGCTTGACGTCGGTCAACGATGGCTGCGCCCCGCCCGACACCGGATCGGCCAGTGCTTCGGCGACGTCGGCGAGCAACCGGTCGGTGTCCTGATCCGACAGCGTCGTGATGTCGATCGAGAATGCTTCGGCGAGCGCCAGAAGCACCGAGGCGCTGACATGGCGCTGGTTGTTTTCGATCTGGTTGAGATAGCTGGTCGAGATGCCGAGCTTGGTCGCAAAGCCGGCTTGAGTGAGGCCGTGCTCGCCACGGATGGCGCGGATCTTGCCGCCGACGAAGAGTTTGCGTGCTCGCATGAATGTTCGCAACTTTGCAAAATTGCAGTTGCAAACATTGCTAGTGCAACATGCTTACCTTTTCAACCCTGTTGCGGCCGCTGCATTCACGCTATCACCATGCATTCAACGCCCGAAAACCAGTTTGGTTGACTGCGGGCGATGTGACCAAAGCAGCATTGGCAGCGGCCGTATTTCCGGCAACATGAGCAAGTGGTGCGAAAAAGGAGGCCTGTGATGCGGGAAATTATCGAAGAGGTTGAACACCGGCGCGAACAGGCCCGGCTCGGCGGTGGCCAGCATCGCATCGACGCGCAGCATGGCAAAGGCAAGCTGACAGCGCGCGAGCGGCTCGACGTGCTGCTCGACGAGGGGTCGTTCGAAGAATACGACATGTACAAGACCCATCGCTGCACGGACTTCGGCATGGAGGCCCAGGTTTTTCCCGGCGACGGCGTGATCACCGGCTGGGGCACGATCAATGGCCGTCCAGTCTATGTATTCTCCCAGGATTTCACCGTGTTCGGCGGTTCGCTGTCGGAGACGCATGCGGAGAAAATCTGCAAGGTGATGGATCTGGCCGTGCAGAACGGCGCGCCGCTGATCGGGCTGAATGATTCCGGCGGCGCACGGATCCAGGAAGGCGTGGCCTCGCTCGGCGGCTATGCCGAAGTGTTCTGGCGCAATGTGCAGGCCTCGGGCGTAATCCCGCAAATCTCGGTGATCATGGGGCCATGTGCGGGCGGCGCGGTCTACTCGCCGGCGATGACTGACTTCATCTTCATGGTGAAAGACACGAGCTACATGTTCGTGACCGGCCCGGACGTGGTCAAGACCGTGACTAACGAGATCGTCACCGCTGAAGAACTCGGCGGTGCCTCGACCCACACGAAGAAATCCTCCGTCGCCGATGGTGCTTACGACAATGACGTCGAGGCGCTGATCGAAATCCGCCGGATGTTCGATTTCCTGCCGCTCTCGAGCCGCGAAACACCGCCTGTCATTCCGACGGCGGACGCGCCCGACCGGATCGAGAACGCACTCGACACGCTGATCCCCGACAACGCCAACAAGCCTTACGACATGCGCGAAGTCATTGCCCGGGTTGGCGATGAGGGTGACTTCTTCGAGATCCAGGCCAACCACGCCAGGAACATTCTGTGCGGCTTCATCCGTCTGAACGGTTCGACCGTCGGCGTTGTGGCCAACCAGCCGATGGTGCTGGCCGGCTGTCTCGACATCGATTCCTCGAAGAAGGCTGCGCGTTTCGTCCGCTTCTGCGATGCCTTCAACATTCCGATCCTGACGCTGGTCGACGTTCCGGGCTTCCTGCCGGGAACCAGCCAGGAATATAACGGCATCATCAAACATGGCGCCAAGCTGCTGTTCGCCTATGCCGAGGCCACAGTGCCGAAGGTTACCGTGATCACCCGCAAGGCCTATGGCGGCGCTTACGACGTGATGGCGTCCAAGCACATCCGTGCCGACGTCAACTATGCCTGGCCAACGGCGCAGATTGCGGTGATGGGCGCCAAGGGCGCGACCGAGATCCTCTACCGCTCCGAGCTTGGCGATCCGGACAAGATCGCGCAACGCACCGCCGATTACGAAGACCGCTTCGCCAATCCGTTCGTCGCCGCCCAGCGCGGCTTCATCGACGAGGTGATCATGCCGCACTCAACCCGGCGCCGTGTGGTGCGAGCCTTTGAAATGCTGAAGACCAAGAAGGTGACGCAGCCGCTGCGCAAGCACAACAACATTCCGTTGTGAGGCGATATTGAGCGAGGGCGTCGGGTTCCCCTGTGTCGTGAATCCGGCGCACGGCAGGCACTCACGTCTTTTTGACCGGAGATAGGGTACGCCCGCTGGCTGCAATTTTCCGTTTTTCGGCCTATATGCTCTGGTGAGATATTTCTCGCCAACAAGGACCAGATTTCATGACTGAAGAAAACAAGTTCCCGCCAGAAAACAATTTGCCTGCCGGCTATGAACCAGCCAAGGTTTGGGAATGGAAGCAAGGCAATGGCGGACGCTTCGCCAATATCAATCGTCCTGTCTCCGGCCCGACCCAAGACAAGGAACTGCAGATCGGCAAGCACCCGCTGCAGCTTTACTCGCTGGCGACACCAAATGGCGTCAAGGTGACGGTGATGCTCGAGGAGCTGCTGGCTGCCGGTCATGAGGGTGCAGAATATGACGCCTGGCTGATCAATATCGGTGAAGGCGACCAGTTCGGTTCGGGCTTTGTCGACATCAATCCGAACTCGAAGATCCCGGCACTGGTCGACCATTCGACACCGGAGCCGACACGGCTGTTTGAAAGTGGCTCGATCCTCTTGTATCTCGCCGAGAGATTTGGC is a window from the Hoeflea sp. IMCC20628 genome containing:
- a CDS encoding MBL fold metallo-hydrolase; translation: MSNYPVDMSVTPEVKAFFDPDTNTISYVVKDPASKSCAVVDSVMDIDYAAGRITYGHADKMIAWIKDNGLTLEWIIETHVHADHLSAAPYIQDKLGGKIGIGNKIMVVQDTFGKIFNEGTEFQRDGSQFDALFKDGDTYHIGRMQAFAMYTPGHTPACMVHVMGNAAFTGDTLFMPDGGSARADFPGGDAGQLYDSIQKVLSLPDDMRLFMCHDYGPNGRDIAWETTVGDEKANNIHVGGGKSREDFIKFRTERDNQLAMPRLIIPSLQVNMRAGDIPTDKDGRAMLKVPINGL
- a CDS encoding DUF6691 family protein, encoding MQKLIFSGLIGAIFGLGIAISGMANPAKVLNFFDVAGTFDPSLIFVMGGALITTAIGYVAVFGARKKPVFDAEFHLPSNKTIDARLVAGSATFGIGWGIAGFCPGGAIPALGFGGLDVIAFVGAMVIGIVLARAADTLRHKPAKAF
- a CDS encoding YeeE/YedE family protein — translated: METEFTPWLSLAGGILIGISAILLMMFNGRIAGMTGILTGIIPPVSTDWAWRIAFLAGAVIGPMVFLAAGGAIPYAVPVSLPLLAFGGLIVGVGVYYGAGCTSGHGVCGMARLSPRSIAATVTFMIATGITVYVVRHIAGI
- the ppk2 gene encoding polyphosphate kinase 2, with the protein product MTEFKSELDTKPNGAGTGHEAVDEKLSEDTGVEAPVADDEGAAGVKPAKLNTAEIRRDEAAIAQLFEQGVYPYKSKMRRVAYEKEKAKLQVELLKAQRWIEDTGQKVVMLFEGRDAAGKGGTIKRFTEHLNPRMARVVALNKPTDRERSQWYFQRYIEHLPSSGEMVLFDRSWYNRAGVERVMGFCSPTEYLEFMREAPEIERMLSRSGVLLFKYWFSVTQAEQLRRFGQREKDPLKQWKLSPIDKASLDKWDDYTEAKEAMFFYTDTADAPWTVVKSDCKKRARLNCMKHFLSSLPYPNKDHLVVHHPDRLIVGSSNHVIGTDDHILGKTLHPDIRKPKMPTV
- a CDS encoding benzoate/H(+) symporter BenE family transporter — its product is MSFWSTPLPVSMISAALVAALVGYGSTIALVLAAAAAVGADASQTASWVAAICFSKAIGSALLSSWKKVPIVLAWSTPGAALIAASTGVDIHQAVGAFVFAGLLIALTAAIRPLNRAVNAIPTGVASGMLAGVLLPFTMAVALHAANQAALVLPFIAVFLLVRLINPLMAVLAALIAGLVIAFTLGGASFPSTDVDWTSLNFIMPEFNPAVLLGLGVPLYLVTMASQNLPGFAVLRANGYEPPVTEALGVTGILSAFFALFGAHTISMAAITAAICLGDDVHPDKAQRWKVGLIYALVWLLLGLFGPVIVPAILAMPPEIIAVVAGLALIPPLIGALVSAFELPATRFAAAATFAVTASGVAAFGIGAAFWGLLAGLIVHLLDHLKSR
- the aroQ gene encoding type II 3-dehydroquinate dehydratase, translated to MTGTIYVLNGPNLNLLGKRQPEIYGSETLDDVEAASKSQAKTHGLTVLFLQSNAEHQLIDWIHEAREQAVAIVINPAAYTHTSVAILDALNTFDGPVIEVHISNVHKREEFRQHSFVSLRADGVIAGCGTQGYLLAIDRVARLVAAAN
- a CDS encoding helix-turn-helix transcriptional regulator, which produces MRARKLFVGGKIRAIRGEHGLTQAGFATKLGISTSYLNQIENNQRHVSASVLLALAEAFSIDITTLSDQDTDRLLADVAEALADPVSGGAQPSLTDVKLVVQNAPSFARAFLSLHQAMRRSGDQLAELDETLERSGALTDPTPYEEVRDFFHYVDNYIHELDLAGEALSQELAKSRGVSLKALADHIERRHRVRIVIGSGGEPGAGQSDAGSLRRFDPVSRVLWLNPRTPVSTQAFQIACQIALIEHDAAMTKIIEEARFRSADAAGICRIGLANYFAGAAILPYGAFSATARELRHDLVLLADRFSTSLEQVAHRLSTLQRPGQKGVPFFFARVDKAGNITKRHSATKLQFARFGSACPLWNAHSAFETPNRIIRQLAETPDGVRYLCLATAVSKPSGGWRDPVQSYALALGCEVAHAGELVYADALDIARAEAFEPIGVSCRICERRNCHQRAVPPLKRRLIVDPNMRRTVPYGLE
- a CDS encoding acyl-CoA carboxylase subunit beta, giving the protein MREIIEEVEHRREQARLGGGQHRIDAQHGKGKLTARERLDVLLDEGSFEEYDMYKTHRCTDFGMEAQVFPGDGVITGWGTINGRPVYVFSQDFTVFGGSLSETHAEKICKVMDLAVQNGAPLIGLNDSGGARIQEGVASLGGYAEVFWRNVQASGVIPQISVIMGPCAGGAVYSPAMTDFIFMVKDTSYMFVTGPDVVKTVTNEIVTAEELGGASTHTKKSSVADGAYDNDVEALIEIRRMFDFLPLSSRETPPVIPTADAPDRIENALDTLIPDNANKPYDMREVIARVGDEGDFFEIQANHARNILCGFIRLNGSTVGVVANQPMVLAGCLDIDSSKKAARFVRFCDAFNIPILTLVDVPGFLPGTSQEYNGIIKHGAKLLFAYAEATVPKVTVITRKAYGGAYDVMASKHIRADVNYAWPTAQIAVMGAKGATEILYRSELGDPDKIAQRTADYEDRFANPFVAAQRGFIDEVIMPHSTRRRVVRAFEMLKTKKVTQPLRKHNNIPL